CTTGAATTTATTGATACATTATAATGGAATTAATATGGAATTAAAAGTCGAGCTTTCCATAGAAGTGTGGTTTAAAAGTCTAGTCTAGAGTAGggttaaacctaggtttaatCATCAAGgatactatacagtgcgtcccagaataaacgaaaccgagatttagcgatcatttatcattacttaatcataaataaaatagacaaatgacctaccaatttaaagcttagaatctcctctttcacctgatattacttagcttatttcttattcacgcatgagtgagcaaaaacaatgtgaagaaaggataccaaaatctcatttggcgaggggtatctgggtttcaaaaagaaaaccacatttctgaaaagttaaatatctgctctttaatttggtacctcaattacagaaaatggtcaagaaataaaaaagttctggtcatttgaaataaggcttgcatttccataatttcatgagataaacgttttcccacagaagctttcacatggtgaacaaaagattcaatgcatggctgatcgtcaacaaaacggagtgtcgagtgagtttgaaagccagcctggagaacctcttcattttatgaaattattgaaattcaagccttatttcaaatgaccagaactttcttatttcttgaccattttctgtaatttaggtatcaaattaaagaggagatattgaacttttcagaaatgtggttttctttttgaaacccagatacccccgccaaatgagtttttgatatcctttcttcaaattgtatttgctcactcatgcgtgaatgagaaataatgtatgtaatatcagatgaaagaggagattctaagctttaaattggtaggtcatttgtctattttatttatgattaagtaatgataaatgatcgctaaatctcggtttcgttttttctgggacgcactgtatacctCGGGTGGTTGGTGGGGAGTTATGGGGGTATGTCGTATTttaccaacccccccccccttttttttggggggggacttGTTTATTCGCCCCGGCCTGGAATGATTCAATGTGTACAAGAGCACTTAtaactagcgtacctacgggggggatGATtgccccccgacgagtcacaattCTTTGGCGGGCGATcttgtttgccccccccccctccctgtggaaaatcctaggtacgctactggcACTTATCAATAGGGAATTTTTGCAACTACAACGCAGACGCATTCTGCAACGTAGGGAATATATTATCAACGCCCTTCATAATAAAgcagtctttgtcaaaaatcgGTGAATCCAAACACCAGTCTCGCCTTgcactctggacaaacgacgtATTTGCAATTTTGCGCACGGTCCGAATCTTAGGACTATCTGctgtccaccaactttcgacaaaaacctCTCAGCTGTCCATTGTGAGTTGACttacattttcaatagatttactatGTTGCAGAATCCGTTGTAAATGCGAAAACGCCCTACTATCATTTATAACATTAGAAGTCCAATGTCAAAGGAGAAATGTCGTTGGGAATTCCCCACTCACTAAAAATAGTCTGATCACTCGAATTTGTAAACAACTTGTACACGATTCAGTGCATCACATCACATTGTGAATAATAATAGACCAAGAATAGCAATGTTCAGTGAGACCACACCATACTGCAGTATGGGAGTATTGCTTTGATCAATTTTATATCTCTATACCGGTATATCGCATTAACGGATATATAAGGTAGATCgaggtatgtacatgtaagtagaaCCATTCgtgtttttttcaaagatatatTTCTCTATCTGTTTTCCCCCTTTCCGCAAAATAACATAAGGCCTGTGTTCATGATGTCTATTTCAGGATACCTTTCAGATCAGTTTTAAAGTTATACTCTGATTGAAATGTggatatttttgtgtattcaGTATCATTATATAGggatttaccatgtttactttGCTAAATTCTGTTTAAGATCATCTAAGAACGAAGGATAGGACAATCATTATATAAGTCTGTATGAGGAAACATGATTGAACTTAGATCAACGTCGTTTGGGGGAATCAGAATGTAAACCCGGAAGTGATACAGAAAATATTTGcgtcaaaaatattttaaaacgcACATcacacatttatttatttatttatttatttattctcgaatatttatacagagtggcctgatcagcattaaaatacatacaatgcacgaaaaacatagtaacaggacattatgagatacagaaaaagggaataaataCAAGGTAAAAATACGAAAATGTGTTACGAGTTACAGATGGCAagatacatgataaaaatatgcaaaatattaacattaaaagctGGTCTACCTCAGGGCTCTGTGATTATATATAAGCATTTAAAAGATGAAAGATCGTTAAAAACACAAGGCAATGTATTATACAGTACTAATAAATTTActtttggaaataaaaaaaacaaaaaaaaaaccaagcagAAGACATATTGcatcatttgataattttatcaCTTATATACATcaagataaaaagataaaaaaacaaaacaaataaaacacaaCACGTTTCAATGTCTAGATAATAAGTGGTAATAACAGAAAGACAAGAAATGAGCAGCAATCGATACCAAATGTACTATAGGAACACATATAGAGCAATATAATGAGAACATGATTCCTTTTGACTGGTTTTGACCAATTTTTAATCCTAAATATCCAACACCCTCTCCGCCGATTCCCAAGCTATATAAGCTTCATAAACATCATGTATCAAAGAAAATGCTTATCATATTGTTTAAGAAATTATAGCAGGTTGAAGTGAATGTGGgtaaatgattaaatgatttgaatttttccccagattaattttctttcaaatatttcGATGCAAGTTTAAGTAAAGATATACTAagtgtattttatatatttgcTTCATTGTCTTTTATCTTGCAGTTTATAGAGTTTCCATCATGGCTGacacattaaaaaatgtcatcTCCCAGAGTACGGAGTGTCCTGTATGTCTTTCTACCTTCACTGATCCCAAGATCCTGTCTTGTTCTCACACATTCTGCAAGACTTGCCTGGACAACCTCTTGGAGTGCCAAGGTAATTACCAGATTCGATGCCCTGTCTGCAGAGCAGTAACCCAGGTCCCAAACCAAGATGTCAGCAAACTACCGGTAAATCTTGCTTTGAAGAATCTTATAGAGGACATGAAGTGTCATCCTCAGATTTGCACGAGTTGTAAATCCGATGACAAGTCCAGTGCTGCTGTCTACTGCCAAGACTGTGGCAAGTATCTCTGCACCACTTGCCTTAACACCCACTCTCAATGGGGAGACTTCATTGATCATGAAGTCGTAGCCATGAGTGAGATCTCATCAGGGAAGGTGACAGTACGTAGATACCGGAAATGCAGGAAACACCCGAAAGAAGACGAGGAGTGTTTCTGTTCCAACTGCAGGAGATTCACATGCTTCAGGTGTGTTGTCATGGAACATAAAGACGAAGCTAAGCACCAGGTCATAGAGGCAGCTGCTTATGAGAACAGACACAGGGAGAGCATCGAAGACATAAAATCAAAGGTGGATGAGAAGCAAGTATGCTTCCAGAAGTACTTAGATTTCATCGATGAACAGATGAAGCTTGTTGGCAGTGCTAAGAAAGAGTGTATATATGATGTCAACAAGGCTTACAATGACATAGTCCGGCAACTGACAGAGAGAAGAGACATTCTGCTTGGAGAAGTTAAGGAAAAGACAGAAGGAGTAGAGAAAGAACTGGAAGAGATGAAGACATCGGCTCAGAAGTACATCAATCAGTTGACGACCGTTGCTGACATGGTAACCAATAGAACAAAGATACCGTTCGATATGGATACTTTGGCTGCACACGACACTCTGTGTGAGGAGATACGAGAGGCTTTTGATCAAGAGGATCCTGACTACGAGAAGCCCAGGAAATCAAGCAAGAAAGGAAAACGTGTCGGTTTTGAGAGACACGTTCGAAAGGACGAGCTAGAGCTCGGTAGGATTGTTAACGTAGTTGCGAAGGACGTCGCTTTGCCGACTAAGAACAGCATGAATGCCATGATTAGTACTCCAGATGGAGGACTGGCAGTAGGATGTGCGGCAGGTGGCATCAACATTTTCTCTTCTGACGGCGAATTCCAACAGACAGTTCTCAAGGATGTTGCGATTCGTGCGGTAGGGTACCTCTCTGACGGTCGATGTATTGTGATCGATTATGCAAACGATATCACACTCTACACACCAGAATACGTaaaattgaatgtaatgttTGAGTCTTTAGGTGAAGATGAAGGCGGGATTCCTAATCTCACTGTTGGTGCTGATGATCTGATCTACGTGAGCTACAGAAAAGCCCAAAAGATCCTTGTATTTTCAGCAGAAGGTGGGCAAGCAGTCAGGAAGATACCATGCAGTGGATATACGCCTGAACAAATCAATAGTTACCATGGCTCTCTTCTCGTAAGAACAGGGAATACTTTACGATTGATAGACAAAGAAGGTGTTGTACAACATACATTAACCAAACCTGGTAGTTCCATTTATGCTGCTGTATCTCAAGGTAATCTCATCCTGGTAGCCACGGTGAAGCATGAAGAAGGGTTGGTGAGTATTGACGAGTATACAAATGAGCTTACACCCATACGAAACCTTGTTAATGAGTACAAGATTGAAAAGCCTCATAAGAGAAATTGGTATTATCTCCAGCAATACCGATCAGGCGAGCTCGCTTTCTGCACCCCGGATAGACTCTATATATTCCACTTATAATGATGGACCAACTTTGATACATTTCAGTGTTACAGTATCACTATATTTtgacgaagggggggggggggtcatatccactaaattgtccctttttaaatgttattcttaaaattgatttatacaAACCATTTAATTATACATTTGAAGTCAAGAACTGCGTTTTTTCAATTAACTGCATGTTCTCAAAATGATTATGTCttttcaattacaattttttctgatcttttctgattttttttcttagaccATGTAGACTGTTGTACCATGTCACTCATTTATTAGCTAAGCAATACTCAAGCCAATTCAAGCATACTGAATTCAAACTCATCAATTCTTGTTGACTCGTAATGCGGAAATTCGtttaatatatttatacatttttatgtaACTTGAAACTGTCTGTCTTCGTCGACCTGAGGTCGTAACAATTTTGTATTACACTCCCCTAGgtcattttacatgtaaagtATATATCAGCgattctcaattacttttttgaagcgccacatttcttgttgagaatctgTAATGCTACACTATCCATTACGCAAACCAACAATGTATCAGAGGCCCCTGGTGGGGTCAAGGGGGCAGAGCCCCCAGAAGTTTTGGAATATGAGGCCTTTTATATTGCCCAGAAGGGGCTCTAATTAATATCAGCAGAAGAAATACAAACGCCAACAAACTACACAATAACTGACCAGTGACTTTTTCACAACATACCAATGACACCACTTGTTCAGACTGTTCTGCACCAGATCAATTGACTGAAGTAAGTGgcttaatgaataaaaaaaaagaaaaaagaggtgGCTATATATGGCAGctgaagaaaaatattgaacttttcaatacaaaaatctatattttgacataatattaagaAAGTAATACATTATTCtactctttccctttccttctctcttttttttcttggccgtGAAACACTTGGGGGTCCTCCTCTCTCTCACGTTCAgtatcattcattcagttcgTGTTGAGCAATCACGGCAGGCAATGC
This window of the Lytechinus variegatus isolate NC3 chromosome 14, Lvar_3.0, whole genome shotgun sequence genome carries:
- the LOC121427991 gene encoding uncharacterized protein LOC121427991, producing the protein MADTLKNVISQSTECPVCLSTFTDPKILSCSHTFCKTCLDNLLECQGNYQIRCPVCRAVTQVPNQDVSKLPVNLALKNLIEDMKCHPQICTSCKSDDKSSAAVYCQDCGKYLCTTCLNTHSQWGDFIDHEVVAMSEISSGKVTVRRYRKCRKHPKEDEECFCSNCRRFTCFRCVVMEHKDEAKHQVIEAAAYENRHRESIEDIKSKVDEKQVCFQKYLDFIDEQMKLVGSAKKECIYDVNKAYNDIVRQLTERRDILLGEVKEKTEGVEKELEEMKTSAQKYINQLTTVADMVTNRTKIPFDMDTLAAHDTLCEEIREAFDQEDPDYEKPRKSSKKGKRVGFERHVRKDELELGRIVNVVAKDVALPTKNSMNAMISTPDGGLAVGCAAGGINIFSSDGEFQQTVLKDVAIRAVGYLSDGRCIVIDYANDITLYTPEYVKLNVMFESLGEDEGGIPNLTVGADDLIYVSYRKAQKILVFSAEGGQAVRKIPCSGYTPEQINSYHGSLLVRTGNTLRLIDKEGVVQHTLTKPGSSIYAAVSQGNLILVATVKHEEGLVSIDEYTNELTPIRNLVNEYKIEKPHKRNWYYLQQYRSGELAFCTPDRLYIFHL